The following are encoded together in the Planococcus antarcticus DSM 14505 genome:
- the hemB gene encoding porphobilinogen synthase, translated as MKRLNFNRHRRLRGSANIRSMVRETSLHKEDFIYPIFVVEGENIKTEISSMPGVFHFSMDKLGEELDEVVDLGIPSVILFGVPNEKDAVGTQAYHDHGITQEAIRFAKKRHPELVVIADTCLCQYTDHGHCGVIEDGVILNDESLDLLARTAVSQAKAGADIIAPSNMMDGFVAAIRYGLDQAGFENTPIMSYGVKYSSAYYGPFREAAHSTPQFGDRKTYQMDPANRMEALREATSDVQEGADFMIVKPALSYLDIIREVRDNFDIPIVAYNVSGEYAMVKAAAANGWIDEEKIVLETLLSMKRAGADIVMTYHAKDAARWLEGEK; from the coding sequence ATGAAAAGATTAAATTTTAATCGTCATCGACGTTTACGCGGTTCAGCCAATATCCGTTCAATGGTCCGTGAAACGAGCTTACATAAAGAGGATTTTATTTATCCGATTTTTGTTGTCGAAGGCGAGAATATTAAAACAGAAATTTCTTCAATGCCAGGCGTTTTTCATTTTTCAATGGATAAATTGGGCGAAGAACTAGATGAAGTCGTTGATCTTGGAATTCCTTCCGTCATTCTTTTCGGTGTACCAAACGAAAAAGATGCAGTTGGCACGCAAGCCTATCACGACCACGGCATTACCCAGGAAGCGATTCGTTTTGCAAAAAAACGCCATCCTGAATTAGTGGTTATTGCTGATACGTGCCTATGTCAATATACCGATCATGGCCATTGCGGCGTGATTGAGGACGGCGTCATCCTGAACGACGAATCACTTGATCTATTGGCACGCACTGCTGTTTCACAGGCAAAAGCTGGCGCTGACATTATCGCGCCATCAAATATGATGGATGGTTTCGTTGCTGCGATCCGCTACGGACTGGACCAGGCTGGATTTGAAAATACGCCGATCATGTCTTATGGCGTCAAGTATTCATCCGCTTATTATGGGCCTTTCCGCGAAGCAGCACACAGCACACCGCAATTTGGTGACCGTAAAACTTATCAAATGGATCCAGCAAACCGTATGGAAGCGTTGCGCGAAGCAACTTCTGATGTTCAAGAAGGCGCCGATTTCATGATTGTTAAACCGGCATTGTCTTATTTGGATATTATTCGTGAAGTTCGCGATAACTTTGATATTCCAATTGTTGCTTATAATGTGTCAGGCGAATATGCCATGGTCAAAGCAGCCGCAGCGAACGGCTGGATCGACGAAGAGAAAATCGTTTTGGAAACTTTATTGAGCATGAAGCGCGCTGGAGCGGATATCGTCATGACTTATCACGCAAAAGATGCAGCACGCTGGTTGGAGGGGGAAAAATGA
- the ccsA gene encoding cytochrome c biogenesis protein CcsA, protein MADITMARLHEAMVILYAVSLVFYFIDYLYKEKKASRIAMTLLGIVWVLQTIFLGLYIFETQRFPILTLFEGIYFYAWLLVTLSIVLRIFYRFDFAVFFINIIGFIFMTIHTFAPVQIERSPVGEALVSELLFIHISFAILSYVAFSLSLVFSVLHMILYRLLKQKKWTKQWSNLPSLSQTQQFMTISILVGISLLFVSLVLGLQWAYISLAEFSILDMKIVGSFILLVVYSFILWWHRKGSLNGMNYALAHTYAFLLLLINFFLGSRLSEFHFWY, encoded by the coding sequence ATGGCTGATATAACAATGGCAAGGCTGCACGAAGCTATGGTTATTCTATATGCTGTCAGCCTTGTTTTTTATTTTATAGATTACTTATATAAAGAGAAAAAAGCCAGCCGGATTGCTATGACTTTACTCGGTATTGTCTGGGTATTGCAAACCATATTTTTAGGGCTGTATATTTTTGAGACCCAGCGGTTCCCGATATTGACTTTGTTTGAAGGTATTTATTTCTATGCTTGGCTGCTGGTGACGCTGTCGATTGTCTTGAGGATTTTTTATCGTTTTGACTTTGCGGTGTTTTTTATTAATATCATCGGATTTATCTTTATGACGATTCATACGTTTGCGCCGGTCCAGATCGAACGGTCGCCCGTCGGGGAAGCATTGGTGTCGGAATTGTTGTTCATCCATATCAGCTTCGCCATTTTGTCCTATGTTGCTTTTTCCCTGTCGTTGGTTTTTTCAGTGCTTCACATGATTTTATACAGGCTGCTGAAGCAGAAAAAATGGACAAAGCAATGGAGTAATCTGCCGTCGCTTAGCCAAACGCAGCAATTCATGACGATTTCAATCCTCGTCGGCATTTCGCTGTTATTTGTGTCATTGGTACTGGGGCTGCAATGGGCTTACATTTCGCTCGCAGAATTTTCAATACTCGACATGAAGATTGTTGGATCGTTTATCTTGCTGGTGGTTTACAGCTTCATATTATGGTGGCATCGCAAGGGCTCATTAAATGGCATGAATTATGCACTGGCCCATACGTATGCATTTTTATTGCTGCTGATTAATTTCTTTTTAGGCAGCCGATTATCTGAATTTCATTTTTGGTATTAA
- the hemA gene encoding glutamyl-tRNA reductase, whose protein sequence is MHTLVVGVNYRSAPVEIREKLSFIETDLPQAMQALKEQKSILENVIVSTCNRTEIYAVVDQLHTGKYYVKQFLADYFGLSQEAISPYLFVHEQDEAIEHLFRVTAGIDSMVLGETQILGQVKNSFLAGQQHGTTGTVFNQLFKQAVTLAKKAHSETAIGENAVSVSYAAVELGKKIFGTLKNKHVVILGAGKMGELAIKNLQGSGANRITVINRTFEKAELLADKFGGNAKPLNQLQCALLEADILISSTGSADFVIDLELMQFVEKLRKGKPLFMVDIAVPRDMDPRIGDLQNVFLYDIDDMQGIVEANLAERERAAGEIMTMIDQEAIQFNDWLTTLGVVPVISALRQKALGIQAETMASIENKMPDLTDREKKILNKHTKSIINQLLRDPILQAKEMGGAPKSREQLELFMQIFGIEDEVEQEIEKQSKAPKQKTDKAVLQTQQSPTEIPGYSF, encoded by the coding sequence ATGCACACACTAGTAGTTGGGGTGAATTATCGCTCTGCACCCGTGGAGATACGTGAAAAGCTATCATTCATCGAAACTGATTTGCCACAGGCGATGCAGGCGTTAAAAGAGCAAAAAAGCATATTGGAGAACGTCATCGTTTCCACTTGTAACCGAACGGAAATTTATGCGGTCGTGGACCAGCTTCACACAGGAAAGTATTATGTGAAGCAATTCCTCGCCGATTATTTCGGTTTGTCGCAAGAAGCGATTTCTCCGTATTTATTTGTCCATGAGCAGGACGAAGCGATTGAACACTTATTCCGTGTAACGGCCGGCATCGATTCGATGGTTTTGGGCGAAACGCAAATTTTGGGACAAGTGAAAAACAGTTTTCTTGCAGGCCAACAGCACGGCACAACAGGTACTGTCTTTAACCAATTATTCAAGCAAGCTGTAACCTTGGCGAAAAAAGCACATTCCGAGACAGCAATTGGTGAGAATGCAGTATCCGTTTCTTACGCAGCGGTTGAACTTGGCAAGAAGATTTTTGGCACGCTTAAAAACAAGCACGTCGTAATTTTAGGTGCCGGTAAAATGGGCGAACTGGCCATTAAAAACTTGCAGGGCAGCGGAGCAAACCGTATAACTGTGATCAACCGGACATTTGAGAAAGCAGAACTGTTAGCAGATAAATTCGGTGGCAATGCAAAACCTCTAAATCAATTGCAATGCGCATTGCTCGAAGCGGATATCCTGATTTCTTCAACGGGATCGGCAGACTTCGTCATCGACCTTGAGTTGATGCAGTTTGTAGAGAAGCTGCGCAAAGGCAAGCCTTTGTTCATGGTAGACATTGCAGTACCGCGTGATATGGACCCGCGTATCGGTGATTTGCAGAATGTCTTCTTGTATGACATCGATGACATGCAGGGAATCGTGGAGGCGAATTTGGCAGAGCGTGAACGTGCAGCTGGTGAAATCATGACCATGATTGATCAGGAAGCTATTCAGTTTAACGACTGGCTGACGACGCTTGGCGTTGTACCGGTGATTTCTGCGCTTCGCCAAAAAGCACTTGGCATTCAGGCTGAGACGATGGCAAGCATTGAAAACAAAATGCCGGATTTGACTGATCGTGAAAAGAAAATTCTCAACAAACACACCAAGTCAATCATCAATCAATTGCTGAGAGATCCAATTCTGCAGGCGAAGGAAATGGGTGGAGCGCCTAAGTCCCGTGAGCAATTGGAATTGTTCATGCAAATCTTCGGAATTGAAGATGAAGTGGAACAGGAAATCGAGAAACAATCAAAAGCACCAAAACAGAAAACGGATAAAGCCGTTCTTCAAACCCAGCAATCACCAACTGAAATTCCCGGATATTCATTTTAA
- the hemL gene encoding glutamate-1-semialdehyde 2,1-aminomutase, whose amino-acid sequence MTYEKSLTAFTEAKTLMPGGVNSPVRAFKSVNMEPIFMQSGSGATITDIDGNTYIDYVLSWGPLILGHAHPEVVKAIQETAALGTSFGAPTELENMMAKLVMERVPSIEMVRMVSSGTEATMSALRVARGYTGRDKILKFAGCYHGHGDSLLIKAGSGVATLGLPDSPGVPESVAKNTITVPFNDLESLRLAFQEFGNELAAVIVEPVAGNMGVVPPNEGFLMELRNLTHENGTVLIFDEVMTGFRVGFNCAQGYFGVTPDMTCLGKVIGGGLPVGAFGGKREIMQQVAPSGSIYQAGTLSGNPLAMRAGFETLSRLTEESYDVFVERGDQLEKGFREAATKYNIPHTVNRAGSMIGFFFTNQDVVDFETAKTSDTDLFADYYRLMAEEGIYLPPSQFEGMFLSTAHTEEHIAKTVQAFHTVFAKLAR is encoded by the coding sequence ATGACCTACGAAAAATCATTAACAGCATTTACTGAAGCAAAAACATTAATGCCGGGCGGTGTCAACAGCCCAGTCCGCGCTTTTAAATCGGTCAATATGGAGCCGATTTTCATGCAATCTGGCAGCGGAGCGACGATCACAGACATTGACGGCAATACATATATTGATTATGTCTTGTCGTGGGGACCACTGATTTTGGGCCATGCCCATCCGGAAGTGGTTAAAGCCATTCAGGAAACAGCAGCGCTTGGAACTTCATTCGGCGCACCGACTGAACTTGAGAACATGATGGCCAAATTGGTCATGGAACGTGTTCCATCAATTGAAATGGTTCGTATGGTTTCATCCGGAACAGAAGCAACGATGAGTGCATTGCGCGTAGCGCGTGGCTATACGGGACGCGACAAGATCCTGAAATTCGCAGGCTGTTACCACGGTCATGGCGACAGTCTGCTGATCAAAGCGGGTTCAGGCGTCGCGACTTTAGGATTACCAGATTCACCGGGTGTGCCAGAGTCGGTTGCTAAAAACACCATCACTGTCCCATTCAATGACCTCGAAAGCCTTCGTTTAGCTTTCCAAGAATTTGGAAACGAGTTGGCTGCAGTCATTGTAGAGCCTGTTGCTGGTAATATGGGTGTTGTGCCACCAAATGAAGGCTTCCTGATGGAGCTTCGCAATTTGACGCATGAAAACGGCACAGTTCTTATTTTTGATGAAGTCATGACCGGTTTCCGTGTCGGCTTTAATTGTGCGCAAGGCTATTTTGGTGTCACACCGGACATGACTTGCCTCGGCAAAGTGATCGGTGGGGGATTACCAGTTGGCGCATTCGGCGGTAAGCGTGAAATCATGCAGCAAGTAGCGCCAAGCGGTTCTATTTACCAGGCAGGTACGTTGTCTGGAAATCCACTTGCCATGCGTGCAGGCTTTGAAACTTTGTCTCGTTTGACAGAAGAAAGCTATGATGTGTTCGTTGAACGCGGCGATCAGCTTGAAAAAGGATTCCGTGAAGCCGCGACGAAATACAATATCCCGCATACCGTTAACCGCGCAGGATCGATGATTGGTTTCTTTTTTACAAACCAAGACGTCGTCGATTTCGAAACAGCGAAAACTTCGGATACAGATTTGTTCGCGGATTACTACCGCTTGATGGCGGAAGAAGGCATCTACTTGCCGCCGTCCCAATTTGAAGGCATGTTCCTATCGACTGCCCATACGGAAGAGCATATTGCAAAAACCGTGCAAGCATTCCATA
- the hemC gene encoding hydroxymethylbilane synthase — MRKIVVGSRRSKLALTQTNQFIDKLKAAGAPFEFEIKEIVTKGDRIVDVMLSKVGGKGLFVKEIEQALFDREIDFAVHSMKDMPSVLPEGLAIGCIPDREDPRDAYIANDHVKLMELPVGAVVGTSSLRRSSQLLLIRPDLDIQWIRGNIDTRLAKLKAGDFDAIILAAAGLKRMGWKDDLVTEFMEVDDCLPAIGQGALGIECREDDKELIAELAKLDHENTALAVNAERKFLKDMDGSCQVPIAGYATVNNGEITFTGLISSPEADQVFKEVSISRDPIEAGRIVAEKISAQGGYDLIQRVKAESNV; from the coding sequence TTGAGAAAAATTGTAGTAGGATCTAGAAGAAGCAAGCTGGCGTTGACACAAACCAACCAGTTTATCGATAAATTAAAAGCGGCGGGAGCGCCATTTGAGTTTGAAATCAAGGAAATTGTTACGAAAGGTGACCGTATCGTTGATGTTATGCTTTCAAAAGTGGGAGGCAAGGGCTTATTTGTCAAAGAAATCGAACAAGCTCTGTTTGACCGCGAAATCGATTTTGCTGTTCACAGCATGAAGGATATGCCGTCTGTCTTACCTGAAGGTCTTGCAATCGGTTGTATTCCTGACCGTGAAGACCCGCGCGATGCGTATATTGCGAACGATCATGTCAAATTGATGGAATTGCCAGTTGGGGCGGTTGTCGGAACAAGCAGCCTGCGCCGCAGTTCACAATTGCTATTAATACGTCCAGACCTTGATATTCAGTGGATCCGCGGCAATATCGATACACGTCTTGCAAAATTAAAGGCGGGTGATTTTGATGCTATCATTTTAGCTGCAGCCGGTTTGAAACGAATGGGCTGGAAAGATGATCTTGTTACGGAATTCATGGAAGTTGATGATTGCTTGCCGGCTATCGGACAAGGCGCATTAGGGATTGAATGCCGTGAAGACGACAAAGAGCTTATAGCAGAGTTAGCAAAACTCGACCATGAAAACACTGCATTGGCAGTTAACGCAGAACGTAAATTTCTCAAAGACATGGATGGCAGCTGCCAAGTGCCGATCGCAGGCTATGCAACTGTCAACAATGGCGAGATTACATTTACGGGACTGATTTCATCACCAGAAGCAGACCAAGTGTTCAAGGAAGTATCCATTAGCCGCGACCCAATCGAAGCTGGCCGCATAGTAGCTGAGAAAATTAGCGCACAAGGCGGCTACGATCTGATTCAACGCGTCAAAGCTGAAAGTAATGTCTGA
- a CDS encoding uroporphyrinogen-III synthase → MSEKEQLLEGETIVFTGSREPVEAVRHAQSLGAETLYLPLVTTSIRQSEKPDFNGYDWLIFTSRTSAQVFCQFHETVQAKIAAVGDQTAAVLQQHGYTLDFIPQIFSADYFIQEFPAIAGKAKCLFIKGSLAKNTIASMPMQVDEWTVYDTILNKGNAEKLVILENIIILFASPSAVSAYRQSGGDWSNIRTAAIGHVTKQAILASGGTVDFTPEKYTYIEVINEIAKGSLLK, encoded by the coding sequence ATGTCTGAGAAGGAACAACTGCTTGAAGGCGAAACCATCGTTTTCACAGGCTCTAGAGAACCGGTGGAAGCAGTCCGCCATGCACAATCACTGGGAGCAGAGACGCTTTACCTGCCGCTCGTCACAACTTCGATTCGCCAGTCGGAAAAGCCTGATTTCAATGGCTACGACTGGCTGATTTTCACGAGCCGTACCAGTGCACAGGTGTTTTGCCAGTTTCATGAAACCGTTCAGGCAAAAATTGCGGCAGTTGGTGATCAGACGGCTGCTGTTCTGCAGCAGCATGGCTATACGCTTGATTTTATTCCGCAGATTTTCAGTGCCGATTATTTCATTCAAGAGTTTCCGGCAATTGCCGGAAAAGCCAAATGCTTGTTCATCAAAGGCTCCTTGGCGAAAAACACTATTGCCTCGATGCCAATGCAGGTAGATGAATGGACGGTTTACGATACGATTCTGAATAAAGGAAATGCCGAAAAACTGGTAATTTTGGAAAACATCATCATTCTTTTTGCCAGTCCTTCTGCTGTGTCGGCTTACCGGCAGTCAGGAGGAGACTGGTCGAATATCCGCACCGCTGCGATTGGTCACGTTACAAAACAGGCCATTTTAGCAAGCGGTGGAACGGTAGATTTTACTCCTGAAAAATATACTTATATAGAAGTTATCAATGAAATAGCGAAAGGAAGTTTGTTGAAATGA